The DNA window AAAGGGTTGGGGCAGAACCTACAAGCAAAAGACTGTCATAGGTCATCAATACTTCTCGTAGAGAAGACTGGTCTTCATCTGTAAATCTTTCAATTATATCATTCAAGTTATCAACAAGAAGGAGTAAAATTTTCCCAGTTTTTTTCTTAAATTGTTTTAGATAGTCAACGGCGATTTCCTTCTCTTTTTCATTTAATGTCCGTGGACTTATCAATTCTTCAGGTATTGGAGGGATTCCTGCTATCTCTAACTCATCAAGATATTGAAGGGTTAACTTTATAAATTTTGTTATATTACCGGGATATTCTTCCTCTGAAAAAATAACTGGTATAAACTTATCTTTGTAAGCATTTAATCCCTTTGTTTTTATTTCCCCTCTGAGAGAATAATAGAGAATCCTCAATAAGTGGCTTTTCCCTATACCTTTTGGACCAACAAGTATGGGGTTGGAGAAACTTTTTCCTGCTGAAGCACTCTTCAGTATCCTTTTCAGATTATCCAGTTCTATATCCCTTCCTATAAGGGTATCTTCAAGTGTTTTTGGATAAAGCAATGCAGGGGTGTATTTATAAAGTTTCATAGTTATTCCTCCACCAAATCATGATATCTCAACCACCAATCTCTAAGAATATTGGTTGAAAAACTGTAGGATTTATCTTGTAGATCATAAAAAACATAAAAATCATTTTCGATGTCAGTCATGAGGTAGCTGAATATCTCATCCTTCAGTTCGCCCTTACTTATTTGACGAAATAACTTAAACAGCTCAGTCTTTTTGACCCTCCCTTCCCTTGCTACCTCAAGTATCAACCGTTTTGCTACCCGTTCGATATTTTCATCATAATAGTCTTTCAATCTGGTGAAATAATGTTCAAAATAGGTTCTGCTGGCAGGGCCGAGAACTTCTTCACGGTAGGCTCTATTAATAATATCGATGCTGAGGGCTTTTTGTTTAAGCCTTTCCATCTCGTATAGACTCTCTTTTACAAGGATCTGTATAAAATACGGTACAGGTGCGCCGATTAATTCCAAGAAGTTATCAACTATGGAAAGAGGTATCTCACTTATTTGTCCCTCGTTTCTTAAAAGCTCCATGATGTAAGACTTACCGTCCTCTTTGGTAAATGGACCAATCCTCGCGGAAGAGAAATCATTTATTACCTTAGTGCCTGTTTTTACTACTTCCAGTATATGCTCGATGCCAATGAAACCACCAACCACCCAGCGAATATGCGATAATTCTGGCATCTGTCTCACGGATCTGAACCAATGAAGGAAATCATAAGCTGATTGGTCACCACTTCTCCTTGAAATATTTTGGACAAGTATAGGCAGTTCATCAATTATGAAGAGAATTCTGTCATCATATCCTTGAAGTTTAGAAATGAAATAGAGGCCCTTTTCTTTCCAATCTTTTCCTATTTCATTTTTTATTTTTAAACGCACATCAGCAACTTCAATCTCTTCAACCTTCCCAGCGATGTCCTTTAACCACTGCGTTATAGAAATCAATTTGCCTCGAAGTTTTGAATCTGAAAGCACTTTTGTGAACAGGGCACTCAAGAAATCCTGGGGTTCACCCATCCCTTCTGTATTCAAAAAGAAAGTCTTAAAGCCAGGTTTGGGATTTTCGTAAAGATGATACATTATGCTTGTCTTGCCAAATCTTCTTGGCGCTTTTAAAAGGATGGAACTTTTCTCAAGCGTTTTCCAGATGTTACTTATTACCTCTTGTCTGTCCCAAAGATCTTTACCCTTCGCTATATTTCCAATAACAAAACATGGTCCTTCCATAAGCTACCTCCATTTACGGCAAATTTGTTATATGACATATTTGTTATATAACACACCTGTCATATTGTCAAGCGTCTTATTTAATGATGTTTTCCGCAAGCAGCGATTCCGTAAATTCTTCTTCTGAATTATGTGGTAATTTAGGGAATATCGGGGGGCTTGAATTATAAGTATATGGGAAAGGTAATTATTACATTCTTTATATAGCTTTGTGCACCTGATATCATTTAATGCCCTGTTTTATGTGTGCTCCCTTCCTGCACAACATCAGTCCATATACTCATCCCCCTTAATTTACACCAAGTTATTGAATAAGGCTCATTGGCATCCTTCTGGCTTTTGCCGTCTGTTATGGCAGAAGCACTCAAAGGGATATATAACAGGCGTCATCCGGAGAGGGCTGATTACCTCAGTTTTTCTTGTTTTAATCTCTTTGTCAAGCTCTTTCAATTCAAATGGATTAGTTTTGTCAAAAATATTTTTATAATTCCCTTATATACTACTTTTAACCTGGTGTTATATAATATTTAAGATTTGCAGAATAACCGGACGGCACTCATGGAACATAAAAAAACTGACATCATACTTTTATTTATCACACGCATCACAAGATTATTTGCCTATGGATTTTTATCCGTTACTCTTGCCCTCTATCTTTCAGAGATCGGTCTGAATGAAAAAGAGATAGGTCTTTTATTTACTCTCACCCTTGTTGGTGATGCTGTTATCTCCCTATGGCTTACAACCTCTGCAGATTACAGGGGCAGGCGGCTGATGCTGATTCTTGGTTCAGTATTAATGATACTGGCCGGCATAGTCTTTGCTGTCACCAGGAACCAGACATTCCTGATACTTGCTGCCATTATTGGTGTTATTAGCCCAAGCGGCTACGAGATCGGGCCTTTTCTTTCTATTGAACAGGCAGCACTTACCCAGCTTGTTTCAGATAGAAAACGCACGCATTTATTGGCATGGTACAACCTTGTAGGCTCATTCGCTACAGCACTTGGTTCACTGGGCGGTGGGATTATGGTTCAGTTAATGCAGGGAAACGGTTTTACAAAACTGGCATCATACCGCTCTGTATTGGGAGTCTATGCCTTAAGCGGGCTTGCACTCTTTGTTGTATTCTTTTTTCTTTCCTCTGCTGTTGAAGTTAAAGTTCAGACGCATCTTAAACCGGTAAGCCGCTTTCTTGGTTTACACCGCTCACGCAATGCAGTCCTGCGGTTAAGCGCCCTCTTCTCTTTTGACGCATTTGCCGGAGGACTCATCATGCAGAGTATACTGGCGTACTGGTTTTATGTAAGATTTGGCGTTGATGCAGGGACTCTCGGCGGAATCTTCTTCGGAACCAATATCCTCGCAGGGATATCTTCCTTACTTGCAGTCAGACTTGCAGGCAGGATAGGTTTAATCAATACTATGGTCTTTACTCATATCCCATCCAATATATTACTGTGTCTGATACCGTTGATGCCGAACCTGACCCTCGCAATTATCTTAATGATGTTACGTTATTCCATTTCACAGATGGATGTACCCACCCGACAGTCCTTTACAATGGCCGTTGTCAGCCCGGATGAACGCTCTGCCGCCGCCGGAATAACCACCATAGCACGTTCCATTGGTTCATCATTCTCACCTGTTTTAAGCGGTATATTCCTCACATACCCCGCCCTGTTAAGCATGCCATTCTTCATGGCAGGCGGAATGAAAATAATATATGACCTGTTACTATTCTATAATTTCAGGACTATGAAGCCGCCTGAAGAGCTCATCAGGCACAAGAAAACGTAATATGATTTTCTTGCTGTTTAGGACAGTTTTAATTAGAATATGCGTTGAATTTTAAAATAACGGCTACGGAAAGAACTCAATCTTTATAAAGGTTGAAGACGAGTTTAATAAAATGATCGAGAAAATAGCGAATAATGAAAATTAGACTATTCATCAGCAGTGTCCAGAAGGAGTTTACGGCAGAGCGTACGGCTCTTCGCGATTATTTGCGGGGGGATCCGCTATTCCGGCGGTTCTATGATGTTTTTCTTTTTGAAGATGTGCCCGCCATTGATAGACGGGCCGACGAGGTCTATCTACACGAAGCTAAGCAGTGTGACATTTACGTGGGGCTGTTCGGCAAGGAATACGGAAAGGAAGACGCTAAAGGTTATTCTCCTACGCATCGGGAGTTCGACCTTGCGACTCGGCTCGGGAAACACCGTCTAATTTTTGTCAGAGGCGCTGACGATGGCGGTAAGGCCCCCAAAATGCAGGCCCTTATCAAGGCGGCGGGAGACCAGGTTGTGAGGCGCCGCTTTGTTAGTACCGCAGAGCTGGTAGCCGCGATATACGGAAGCCTCGTTCAATATCTTGATGACCACGAATTGATACGTTCAGCACCCTTTGACGCCTCTTTCTGCAGGAACGCCGCCATGGACGATCTGGACGAAGATAAGATTCAAACATTTCTTAGTCGGGCCCGACGGGCCAGAGGCTTCCCTCTGCCTGAAGGCTCCACGGCACTGGAGGTACTTACTCATCTGAATCTCCTTGATAAAGAAAGACCGAGCAATGCAGCAGTCTTGCTTTTTGGAAAACAGCCGCAACGTTTCCTTATTTCCTCCGAGATTAAGTGTGCCCATTTTCATGGCGTTGAGGTAACCAAGCCCATTCCCTTTTACCGGATTTACAAAGGAACAGTCTTTGATCTTGTAGATCAGGCCGTTGATTTTGTACTTTCCAAAATCGATCTTGCTGTCGGAACCCGGGCACAGAGCGTCCAAGCACCAGTGGCATACGAGATGCCCCCTGAAGTGATTCGCGAGGCCATTGTCAATGCCGTGGCCCATCGGGATTATACAAACAACGGCAGCATTCAGGTGATGCTCTTCGCAGATCGGCTGGAAGTCTGGAACCCCGGTACACTCCCGCCTTCCTTGACACTCGCTAAACTGCGAAAGCCCCACGGCTCCGTGCCCTGCAATCCCTTATTGGCCGAGCCGCTATATCTTACCAAATATATCGAACGCATGGGCACCGGAACAGGTGATATGATTAAGCGCTGCCGTGATGTGGGTCTTGATGAACCGGAGTTTGCCCTTACAGACGGTTTTGTGGTTACTATCCGAAGAAAGCCTGAACTGGCCTTCAAAGCCGTCGGCGGGATTACCGGGGAAGTCACCGGGGTAGTCGGTACCAAGTTACATCCAGAGTCAGGGGTAGAGTCAGGGGTAGAGTCGGGGGTAGAGTCAGAACTGGCGGTTAAACTGCTTCGCTATCTATATGAGAACCTGCTAAGCAAAAAAGAGTTGGCGAATAAATTGGGTAAAGCCAAGCCAAGCCGCTACTTAAATGATTTAATGAGCAGACTGATAACTGACGGTTTTGTTGAATACACCATCCCCGACAAGCCCAACAGCCGCCTCCAGAAATATCGCCTGACTGCCAAAGGGAAAAAAAT is part of the Nitrospirota bacterium genome and encodes:
- a CDS encoding MFS transporter; translated protein: MEHKKTDIILLFITRITRLFAYGFLSVTLALYLSEIGLNEKEIGLLFTLTLVGDAVISLWLTTSADYRGRRLMLILGSVLMILAGIVFAVTRNQTFLILAAIIGVISPSGYEIGPFLSIEQAALTQLVSDRKRTHLLAWYNLVGSFATALGSLGGGIMVQLMQGNGFTKLASYRSVLGVYALSGLALFVVFFFLSSAVEVKVQTHLKPVSRFLGLHRSRNAVLRLSALFSFDAFAGGLIMQSILAYWFYVRFGVDAGTLGGIFFGTNILAGISSLLAVRLAGRIGLINTMVFTHIPSNILLCLIPLMPNLTLAIILMMLRYSISQMDVPTRQSFTMAVVSPDERSAAAGITTIARSIGSSFSPVLSGIFLTYPALLSMPFFMAGGMKIIYDLLLFYNFRTMKPPEELIRHKKT
- a CDS encoding DUF4062 domain-containing protein, translating into MKIRLFISSVQKEFTAERTALRDYLRGDPLFRRFYDVFLFEDVPAIDRRADEVYLHEAKQCDIYVGLFGKEYGKEDAKGYSPTHREFDLATRLGKHRLIFVRGADDGGKAPKMQALIKAAGDQVVRRRFVSTAELVAAIYGSLVQYLDDHELIRSAPFDASFCRNAAMDDLDEDKIQTFLSRARRARGFPLPEGSTALEVLTHLNLLDKERPSNAAVLLFGKQPQRFLISSEIKCAHFHGVEVTKPIPFYRIYKGTVFDLVDQAVDFVLSKIDLAVGTRAQSVQAPVAYEMPPEVIREAIVNAVAHRDYTNNGSIQVMLFADRLEVWNPGTLPPSLTLAKLRKPHGSVPCNPLLAEPLYLTKYIERMGTGTGDMIKRCRDVGLDEPEFALTDGFVVTIRRKPELAFKAVGGITGEVTGVVGTKLHPESGVESGVESGVESELAVKLLRYLYENLLSKKELANKLGKAKPSRYLNDLMSRLITDGFVEYTIPDKPNSRLQKYRLTAKGKKILETNK